The sequence ATAATGAGCTTGACTTTTTTATAAGGATAAAATTATAAGAGGAAATAGGGTTTCTAAAAAAAGATGACCAATAGAATGCAAAGAAATGGAACGCAGTATGCATATCTGCTCCGAAATTATGCTCTTTACGTGGGCGCGCATACAATAAAGGGGTCGATGAGAGGCTATAACAACGATATCATCGTCGCGGACAGAAATGTTTTTGCTGTCGCGGATGGCGCAGGAACCCAGGAAGAAAGAGGAATTCCGAGTGTGATTGTGGGGAGAGAAATACGACGAGACGGAACAATGCACTGGGGAGCAACGCCGGCATTCCCGCTTGAAGGAATTATCAGAAGCAGTCATAAAAAAATCCAGCGCTGGAAAAAAGAAGAAGGAACCTATGGAGGAACAACAGCAAGTGTGGTAAGAATTTATGAAAATGGAAGAGTCAACGCGGAGCTTGCGCATGTGGGAGACTCACGAATCTACAAAGGAAATGTGCGCACAGAAGCGCCCCTTATACAGCTCACAGAAGACCAAAATGAAGTGAAAAAACTTCTCGAAGCAGGAGTGGCGTGGAATAGTTTGGATGTTCAACAGGCAAGAAAAAGACCAAAACTTGTTGGTTTAGATGGAGACATAACTGTTGCCGGGAGAGAATATCCTGTTGAAGAGGGGGATTTTTTTCTGTTGT is a genomic window of Candidatus Woesearchaeota archaeon containing:
- a CDS encoding protein phosphatase 2C domain-containing protein, with the protein product MTNRMQRNGTQYAYLLRNYALYVGAHTIKGSMRGYNNDIIVADRNVFAVADGAGTQEERGIPSVIVGREIRRDGTMHWGATPAFPLEGIIRSSHKKIQRWKKEEGTYGGTTASVVRIYENGRVNAELAHVGDSRIYKGNVRTEAPLIQLTEDQNEVKKLLEAGVAWNSLDVQQARKRPKLVGLDGDITVAGREYPVEEGDFFLLCTDGLTKALSNDILSSEVYELWRGRKEITVARKLRAYPIRLTSM